CAAAAGAGTTTTCTGTAGAAACAGAAAATGAAATGAATGAGGCTGTTGCTATGATGGTAGGAAACATTCCTTCGGGAGTTTTTGTGATTGAAGTTAGATGGGGCCAAAAAATCGAACATATTAAAGTTCTTAAAAAGTAATCAAATCCCGATAGGGAAAAATCCCTTAAAGATCCCAAACTCCAAGAGGATTTGTTTATGAAGCTTGGAAATTTCGGGATTAATTATTTCAATTTTATCACAGGTTGAAATAAAAAAATGAATAATAAGGTGCTGGAATTCCATATCGCATTCTTTTTGGGTTTCCAATTTCACCAATAAACTCATCAAATATTTGGTCGAGTGCAAACATTTCTAATTCCTTATTCTTTGCTGCCAAAATCCCTAGTCTTAAACTATTTATCCTACAATGTCCCTGAAAAATTCTATAGGCTTGTATCCAGGCAATACTTGTAAAGCAAACTTATAGTCTTATGTATTTCTGGTGAGGAAATAGTCAGCTCCTGAATGGAGGGCAGTATAATATTGTAGAGCATCCTCTTTGTCCTTGAATTTGGATTTTAAAGCTTCCATCATGACGGACTTTCCTCCATTTTTCACATATTGAAACAGATTAGACAAAACGATCAGGCATCCAATTTTAATAGGGGTTTTCCCAGGGCAAGAAACTAACCATTATTGGCTTTAATCCTCGTCAGTTTCCTCTGGCTTTTCATAATTTCCTTCAAATTCCTCTGCTATCAAATCATCTTCGCTCAACCAATATTCAGAGGTCAGAATTTTAAAATTCTGACCATCATTCGATGTTAAATCCCATAGAATATCTTCCGCTTCCGGAAAAGGAGTTGCGCCTGTCATCTTATCCCCAAACAACCTTTTGATCAGATTGCTGTCCGAAAGTCCTTCACTCAATAATTTGAGCGTGACTTCCTTCGTCAACTCAATATCCTCATCTTTTCCAAGAGGGGTAATTGTACACTCAAACTGACTGGCTTTAGTGTTTGGGAATTTGCCATTAAAGGCTTTATACAATAGTTGGTTGATGTGAAAAAGTGTACCATGAAGATTGATCTCAGGGTACTCTTCAGCTATTTTATCCAGCAACATGTCGTTCGAAATCTGTTCTATCTGCCCTTTGTTCAAATCATCACTCAACTTATATTCCAAAACAATGGCAGCAGCCTCATTGGGTTCAAAATCGGTAATGGCCATCATCAACAATTCTCTCAAAGAATCTTCATCCGAACTTTCAGCATCAGGAAACCCAAATAGACTCAATAATTCAATATAATCCGCTGTTGACCAATAATCTGAAACCTCATCTAAAGTTTTGAATGAATTGATTTTTATTTGAAATTTCATGTTTTCCTTAAATTTTATTCAAGTTAGTAAGTTAAGTTGATCATGTAAAAGATAAATACAGATATATAGGTAATGTCATGATGAGCAACCAAAGAAAATCGAGAGTGAGATCATCAGCATAATCTTTACTTGGATGCGTATTACATCCTGTTTACAGGAGTGGTTTTGCTACTTCTGATTATATCTCCTAGTTTTGGAAGAGAACACTATATTATTATGAAAAACATATACGTCATCGGACTTCTTGGATTACTCCTCTTTTCCTGTAACTCAGGCCCGAAAAATCCTGCGGATCAGGTTTATATCAATGGGATAGTATATACTGTAGATGAAGCCAATCCCACAACCGAAGCCGTTGCCGTCAAAGACGGGCTGATTCTGGCAGTGGGGACTACTGAAGAAATCCAGGCTTTTGTTGGCAATAATACCCAAACTATAGACTTACAGGGCAAAACCATGACCCCGGGTTTTATAGAATCCCATGCCCATTTGATGGGAATTGGCTATAATAAATTGGACATCGATTTGATGTATGTACAAACTTATGACGAACTGATAGAAAAAGTGGCAGAGGCTGCTGCTAAAGCTGAACCTGGTGAATGGATAACAGGCAGGGGCTGGCATCAGGATAAATGGTTGAAAATGCCGGATAATGCCATAAAAGGTTTCCAGACCCATGAACAGCTCAGTGCTGTAACTCCAAATAATCCGGTTTTTCTAGCCCATGCTTCAGGACATGCCTCTTTTGTCAATCAAAAGGCAATGGAAATGGCGGGAATTACGCCATTGGGAAATGAAAATCCCAGGCAGGAAGTCGAAGGCGGTGAAGTGTTAAGAGATGAATTGGGGAATCCTACCGGGGTATTGGTGGAAACGGCATCAGGACTGGTAAGGAAACTGATTCCGGAAGATACACCAGAAAGAAGAGAAAAGGCTTTGGAATTGGCTTTGAAGGAATTGGCAGAAAAAGGTATTACCTCCTTTCATGACGCAGGAAGCGGACAGAACTTCATTGATCTTTTGGAACACTTTAAGGAAGAAAACCGTCTCACAGCAAGACTGTATGTCATGCTCTCCAGCCGTCAGCCTGAGCTGATACAAGAATGGTATAAAAAAGGACCTCATATAGACCCGGACCATATGGTTACTGTCCGATCCATTAAACTCAATATGGATGGTGCTTTGGGACCTTGGGGTGCTTGGCTACTAGAAGATTATGAAGACAAGCCTGGACATACGGGACATGAAACTATGCCTATTTCACTGGTATCCGAAGTATCAGAAAAGGGCTTGCAATTGGGATTTCAGGTTTGTGCGCATGCTATTGGGGACAGAACCAATCGGGAAGTATTAGACAGATATGAAGCTGCCTTTTCCAAATTTCCGGAAATCAACGACCATCGCTTCCGAATCGAGCACGCTCAGCACCTTCATCCGGACGATATTGCCAGATTTGGGGAATTGGGAGTCATAGCAGCCATTCAGGCCATTCATCTGAGTTCAGATAGGCCATGGGCCATAGGACGCTTGGGTGCCAAGCGGATTAAGGATGGGGCATATGTTTGGCAAAAACTACTTCAGTCAGGAGCAACCATTTCCAATGGAACTGATGCACCCGTGGAACCTTTGGATCCTATCCCCTCTTTCTATGCCTCTGTAACCCGTAAAACCCTTAAAATGCTTCCTGAAGGAGGATATGAACCAGATCAAAAAATGACCCGTGAGCAGGCATTAAAATCTTATACCCTGGATGGTGCATTTGCGGAATTTGAGGAGAATTTCAAAGGCTCCATTGAGGTTGGAAAAGCAGCCGACTTCACCGTTTTTGACAAAAATATCATGGAAGTCCCCGAAGATGAAATCCTCAGTACCAAAGTTAAAATGACTGTGTTAGGGGGAAAGGTTGTATATCAGGGAGATTGATAGAGGTTGGGAGTATTCGGATTTAAAGAACTTGGCCGTGGCGGATTGGAAAATTGGAAGATTAAAATAGTATTTCCGCTATTCCATTCTCAAAGAGACATGAAAGATTGCAATACTGATCGATTTATTTAGTCGGTAAAGGGGAAATCAATTATTTGGCAATTAAAGTTGGCTACCAATAGTCAACTTTCATTTTTATGTCAATTCCTGTTTGTTGGATTTGGTTTCCAAACAGATTCAATGAATTCCTATCCAATGTTTTAACGTGGTAGGGCTCAACTTTAAGAACAATCAATCTCCTTAGTTTAATCGAATGTAAAAAGGCAAAAGAAAACAAACCATTTTTTCCAGAATCAAAACATTTTGGACCAATTCCTTTCTATTATCTTCCTTAAGCATCAAATCAAAAAAATGCATTTTTCCTCCGGAGTTTTTGGAAATAATAGAACTAAGTTTTTATTATTAATATAATATTAAATATAATTATACTTATATTTAGTATCTTCTAAAGCCATTTCAATATGGCAATCTAGTTTTAACCCTTATTCAGTATAAAATCAGAATTTCTTGACAATTTAATTTCA
This window of the Aquiflexum balticum DSM 16537 genome carries:
- a CDS encoding amidohydrolase, producing the protein MKNIYVIGLLGLLLFSCNSGPKNPADQVYINGIVYTVDEANPTTEAVAVKDGLILAVGTTEEIQAFVGNNTQTIDLQGKTMTPGFIESHAHLMGIGYNKLDIDLMYVQTYDELIEKVAEAAAKAEPGEWITGRGWHQDKWLKMPDNAIKGFQTHEQLSAVTPNNPVFLAHASGHASFVNQKAMEMAGITPLGNENPRQEVEGGEVLRDELGNPTGVLVETASGLVRKLIPEDTPERREKALELALKELAEKGITSFHDAGSGQNFIDLLEHFKEENRLTARLYVMLSSRQPELIQEWYKKGPHIDPDHMVTVRSIKLNMDGALGPWGAWLLEDYEDKPGHTGHETMPISLVSEVSEKGLQLGFQVCAHAIGDRTNREVLDRYEAAFSKFPEINDHRFRIEHAQHLHPDDIARFGELGVIAAIQAIHLSSDRPWAIGRLGAKRIKDGAYVWQKLLQSGATISNGTDAPVEPLDPIPSFYASVTRKTLKMLPEGGYEPDQKMTREQALKSYTLDGAFAEFEENFKGSIEVGKAADFTVFDKNIMEVPEDEILSTKVKMTVLGGKVVYQGD